AAAACCGCCGAAACGGGTTATGCCCACTATTACAGCCGTTCGCGCCAAAAGCAATGGATGAAAGGCGAAGAGTCGGGGCATACGCAAAAAGTGCACGAGCTGCGCTTGGATTGCGACGGCGATGCGGTAATTATGCTGATAGACCAAGCCGGAGGCATTGCCTGCCATACCGGCCGCGAAAGCTGCTTTTACCGCGTGTGGCGCGATGGCGAATGGCACATTGTAGATGCGGTATTGAAAGACGAAAAAGAGATTTACGGGCATACGCACGGTTGATGCCTGTCTGAAATCAGTATGCCG
Above is a genomic segment from Neisseria weaveri containing:
- the hisI gene encoding phosphoribosyl-AMP cyclohydrolase — its product is MPNPLLDAVKFDEKGLVCAIAQDAKTLRVLMVAWMNAEALQKTAETGYAHYYSRSRQKQWMKGEESGHTQKVHELRLDCDGDAVIMLIDQAGGIACHTGRESCFYRVWRDGEWHIVDAVLKDEKEIYGHTHG